One stretch of Bacteroidota bacterium DNA includes these proteins:
- a CDS encoding cytochrome b/b6 domain-containing protein, whose translation MKKQLVYSRFNRFWHWMQSALILFLALTGFEIHGSLSFFGFEQAVTFHNIAAYIFLILIGLAIFWHFTTGEWRQYLPTRQHLRAQIEFYLTGIFRNAPHPTRKSALSKLNPLQRLVYLALKILVIPIMVVSGLLYMYYRYPQSRGIQSLNIDGLETVAILHTIGAFFLISFIIAHLYLITTGHSPTSNLKAMITGYEVLEDGSKVVE comes from the coding sequence ATGAAAAAACAATTAGTCTATAGTCGCTTTAACCGCTTCTGGCATTGGATGCAATCTGCATTGATTTTATTTTTGGCCTTAACGGGATTTGAGATCCACGGTTCACTTTCGTTCTTTGGATTTGAACAAGCCGTTACATTTCATAACATAGCAGCGTATATATTTTTAATCCTTATTGGTCTGGCCATTTTCTGGCATTTCACAACCGGTGAATGGAGACAATATCTCCCCACCCGTCAGCATCTTCGTGCTCAGATAGAATTTTATTTGACCGGAATCTTTCGAAACGCTCCACACCCGACAAGAAAAAGCGCACTCTCAAAATTGAATCCCTTACAACGATTGGTCTACCTTGCATTAAAAATTCTGGTTATTCCAATCATGGTGGTTTCGGGATTGCTCTATATGTATTATCGCTACCCTCAATCAAGAGGTATTCAAAGTTTAAATATTGATGGACTTGAAACAGTTGCCATTCTTCATACTATCGGTGCTTTTTTCCTGATTTCGTTCATTATCGCACATCTTTATTTAATTACGACAGGACACTCACCTACTTCAAATTTGAAAGCGATGATTACGGGATATGAAGTTTTGGAGGATGGAAGTAAAGTAGTTGAGTAA
- a CDS encoding tetrathionate reductase family octaheme c-type cytochrome, translated as MKRIIIPVIALAIVVLYFISTITKKEVEQTPTEALKAQFAQKEKPSVDHSKFSQLQKRFIKPQEVTAACIDCHNERHTEVMKSSHWNWEREEYIEGRGIRYVGKKNILNNFCIGINTNEQSCNKCHIGYGWGDKNFDFTNPNNVDCLACHDNSDTYVKKSSGAGMPDPSVNLSFVAQRVGRPTKSNCGTCHFFGGGGNNVKHGDLEKELFDTHREIDVHMGTDGGNLECVDCHKTEKHQMLGKVYSLSSMNRNRSTCEQCHTETPHMNEVINEHTVKVACQTCHIPEYAKVNATKMAWDWSTAGKMKDGKPYEEKDSLGNITYATIKGTFIWKTNVKPEYIWFNGTASHYLTGDQINAETPVQMNTLHGSYDDPDAKIIPVKVHRAVQPYDPVNKLVVQPKTFAEKEGEGGYWKDFDWNTSIQHGMDYVGLPYSGKYSFVKTEMYWPINHMVSPKSKTVSCTECHTRYNSRVGNLKDFYMPGRDYSATVETLGFGAIILSLLGVGVHAIIRIVAKKKN; from the coding sequence ATGAAACGTATTATTATTCCTGTTATCGCTTTGGCAATCGTCGTTCTCTATTTTATATCGACAATCACGAAAAAAGAGGTTGAACAGACACCCACGGAAGCATTGAAAGCACAATTTGCCCAAAAAGAAAAACCTTCCGTCGATCACTCAAAATTTTCCCAGCTCCAAAAACGATTCATCAAACCGCAGGAGGTTACTGCCGCTTGCATCGACTGTCACAATGAACGCCACACGGAAGTGATGAAGTCATCGCATTGGAACTGGGAGCGTGAAGAATATATTGAAGGACGAGGCATCCGGTATGTCGGTAAAAAAAATATTTTGAATAATTTTTGCATTGGCATCAACACCAACGAACAGAGCTGCAACAAATGTCATATCGGTTACGGCTGGGGGGACAAGAATTTCGATTTTACCAATCCGAACAACGTGGATTGTCTTGCATGCCATGACAACAGCGATACGTACGTGAAAAAATCTTCCGGTGCGGGAATGCCTGATCCTTCAGTTAATCTTTCATTCGTTGCACAGCGCGTCGGCAGACCAACGAAATCAAATTGTGGAACATGCCACTTCTTTGGCGGCGGCGGCAATAATGTAAAACATGGCGATCTTGAAAAAGAATTGTTCGACACTCATCGCGAAATTGATGTGCATATGGGAACTGACGGCGGAAATCTTGAATGCGTTGACTGTCACAAAACGGAAAAGCATCAGATGTTGGGGAAAGTATATTCGCTTTCTTCCATGAACCGCAATCGTTCCACCTGCGAACAATGCCATACCGAAACACCCCACATGAATGAAGTGATCAACGAACACACGGTAAAAGTGGCATGCCAAACCTGCCATATTCCTGAATATGCCAAAGTAAACGCAACAAAGATGGCGTGGGATTGGTCCACTGCCGGAAAAATGAAAGACGGAAAACCGTACGAAGAGAAAGATTCACTTGGGAATATTACATACGCGACTATTAAAGGTACCTTTATCTGGAAAACTAATGTGAAGCCGGAATATATCTGGTTCAACGGAACAGCATCGCATTACCTGACCGGTGATCAGATAAACGCTGAGACGCCTGTGCAGATGAATACGCTCCATGGAAGCTATGATGATCCAGACGCAAAAATTATCCCGGTAAAAGTGCATCGTGCCGTTCAGCCGTACGATCCTGTCAACAAATTAGTTGTTCAACCGAAGACGTTTGCCGAAAAAGAAGGCGAAGGAGGTTATTGGAAAGATTTTGATTGGAACACCTCCATTCAACATGGTATGGACTATGTCGGTCTGCCGTACAGCGGAAAATATTCTTTCGTCAAAACAGAAATGTATTGGCCAATCAACCACATGGTTTCGCCAAAATCCAAAACTGTTTCCTGCACAGAATGCCATACACGCTACAATAGCCGCGTCGGCAATCTTAAAGATTTTTACATGCCCGGAAGAGATTATAGTGCAACTGTTGAAACACTGGGATTTGGAGCTATCATACTATCGTTACTGGGCGTCGGTGTACATGCAATAATAAGAATTGTTGCAAAAAAGAAAAATTAG
- the ppdK gene encoding pyruvate, phosphate dikinase, translating into MSQYVYSFGGGRAAGKAGMKALLGGKGANLAEMTNIGLPVPPGFTITTEVCTYFYSHNKHYPTSLAKEVFKATQKLNKEMKAKFGDPNNALLVSVRSGARSSMPGMMDTILNLGMNDVVAEGLIKKTNNPRFVYDSYRRFVQMYGDVVMGVRPKGKHDVDPFEAIIETKKKLRHVHLDTDLTTEDLKDLVRLFKKAIKQNTGKDFPEDPEEQLWGAIGAVFGSWNNERANAYRKMNGIPSSWGTAVNIQAMVYGNMGDNSGTGVAFTRNAATGENEFYGEYLMNAQGEDVVAGIRTPLPISELKKARPVIYKQLDGIRKKLERHFRDMMDIEFTIQDGTLYMLQCRVGKRTALAATKIAIDMVKERLIDDKEALMRIEPDQLNQMLRPVFNLVEKEAAVKGGRLLAKGLNAGPGAASGRIVFSAPDAEEWKDRGEQVILCRTETSPEDIKGMNAAEGILTAFGGTTSHAALVARQMGKVCIVGCASLEIDYMTHAMKVNGKTVRQGDWISIDGSTGEVIEGKIPTKPSEVVEVLIQKTLDPKKAPTYQNFQKVMTWADRYRRLSIRTNADQPDQASNAVAFGAEGIGLCRTEHMFFGEGKITPMREMILADTIEQRKKALAKLLPLQREDFEGIFRAMDGRPVTIRTIDPPLHEFLPHDKATQRFLAREMGIRYEKIHRRVQELHEFNPMLGFRGCRLGIMYPEITEMQSRAIFEAAINVINEGKSVIPEIMIPLVGNVHELEHQAKVVNRVAEEVMAEKKKKIKYLVGTMIEVPRGALTADAIAHVAEFFSFGTNDLTQTTLGISRDDSARFLVPYVEKDIYAKDPFEAIDREGVGALMKIAVEKGRSSRSRLKIGICGEHGGEPTSVEFCHQIGLDYVSCSPFRVPIARLAAARAALKDLKK; encoded by the coding sequence ATGTCACAGTATGTCTATAGTTTTGGCGGAGGACGTGCAGCAGGAAAAGCAGGAATGAAAGCTTTGCTTGGAGGCAAAGGGGCAAATCTAGCAGAGATGACTAACATTGGTTTGCCAGTCCCACCCGGATTCACTATTACCACGGAAGTTTGTACATATTTTTATTCTCACAATAAACACTATCCTACATCACTTGCTAAAGAAGTATTCAAGGCAACTCAAAAATTGAACAAAGAAATGAAAGCCAAGTTTGGCGATCCAAACAATGCGCTTCTTGTCTCTGTCCGTTCTGGCGCACGATCGTCCATGCCTGGTATGATGGATACCATTTTGAATTTGGGGATGAATGATGTCGTTGCCGAAGGATTGATCAAAAAAACAAACAATCCGCGATTTGTGTACGATTCATATCGACGATTTGTGCAAATGTATGGGGATGTGGTGATGGGTGTTCGTCCAAAAGGAAAACATGATGTCGATCCGTTCGAAGCAATTATCGAAACGAAGAAAAAACTTCGTCATGTCCATTTGGATACTGATCTCACCACGGAAGATTTGAAAGATCTTGTCCGATTATTCAAAAAAGCGATCAAACAAAATACCGGAAAAGATTTTCCGGAAGATCCTGAAGAACAATTATGGGGTGCGATTGGTGCCGTGTTCGGTTCGTGGAACAATGAGCGCGCAAATGCGTACCGCAAAATGAATGGAATTCCGAGCTCATGGGGAACAGCGGTCAACATTCAAGCAATGGTGTATGGAAATATGGGAGACAATTCCGGAACAGGCGTTGCGTTTACACGCAATGCTGCAACGGGAGAAAATGAATTCTACGGTGAATATCTGATGAATGCGCAGGGAGAAGATGTTGTTGCCGGCATTCGTACGCCGCTTCCGATCAGTGAATTGAAAAAAGCCCGTCCGGTTATTTACAAACAGCTCGACGGAATCCGGAAAAAATTAGAACGACATTTCCGAGACATGATGGATATTGAGTTCACGATCCAAGATGGCACACTCTACATGCTGCAATGCCGCGTCGGCAAACGAACAGCGCTTGCAGCAACAAAGATTGCGATCGATATGGTGAAGGAACGTTTGATTGATGACAAAGAAGCATTAATGCGTATTGAACCGGATCAGTTGAATCAAATGTTGAGACCGGTGTTCAATCTTGTGGAGAAAGAGGCTGCCGTAAAAGGTGGACGATTACTTGCGAAAGGTTTGAATGCAGGTCCTGGTGCTGCAAGTGGACGTATCGTTTTCTCAGCACCTGATGCTGAAGAATGGAAAGATCGTGGCGAACAAGTTATTCTTTGCCGTACGGAAACATCTCCGGAAGATATTAAAGGGATGAATGCCGCAGAAGGTATTCTCACGGCATTCGGCGGCACAACATCGCACGCTGCACTGGTTGCACGCCAAATGGGCAAAGTCTGTATCGTCGGCTGTGCATCGCTTGAGATCGACTATATGACACACGCCATGAAAGTAAATGGAAAAACCGTTCGCCAAGGCGATTGGATTTCTATTGATGGTTCCACCGGAGAAGTGATTGAAGGAAAGATTCCGACAAAACCATCCGAAGTTGTTGAAGTGTTGATCCAAAAAACACTCGACCCGAAGAAAGCTCCCACATATCAGAATTTCCAAAAGGTTATGACATGGGCAGATCGGTATCGTCGCTTGAGTATTCGTACGAATGCCGATCAACCGGATCAGGCATCAAACGCAGTAGCGTTTGGCGCTGAAGGTATCGGACTCTGCCGTACGGAACATATGTTCTTCGGAGAAGGAAAAATCACTCCGATGCGCGAAATGATTCTTGCTGATACAATTGAACAGCGTAAAAAAGCGCTCGCAAAACTCTTACCGCTGCAGCGCGAAGATTTCGAAGGAATTTTTCGTGCAATGGATGGCCGTCCGGTCACCATCCGTACAATCGATCCTCCGCTGCATGAATTTCTTCCGCATGATAAGGCAACGCAGCGTTTTCTTGCACGCGAAATGGGAATTCGGTATGAAAAAATCCATCGCAGAGTACAGGAATTACATGAGTTCAATCCGATGCTTGGTTTCCGTGGGTGCCGACTTGGCATCATGTATCCTGAAATAACGGAAATGCAAAGCCGCGCAATTTTTGAAGCGGCCATCAATGTCATCAACGAAGGAAAGAGTGTTATTCCCGAAATTATGATACCACTCGTTGGTAATGTTCATGAACTTGAACATCAGGCAAAAGTGGTGAACCGGGTTGCAGAGGAAGTGATGGCAGAAAAGAAGAAAAAGATTAAGTATCTCGTCGGTACCATGATCGAAGTTCCGCGCGGAGCACTCACAGCAGATGCAATTGCTCACGTTGCTGAATTCTTCAGCTTCGGAACAAATGATCTTACACAGACAACACTCGGCATCAGCCGTGACGATTCTGCTCGATTCCTCGTACCGTATGTTGAAAAAGATATCTATGCAAAGGATCCGTTCGAAGCTATCGACAGAGAAGGCGTTGGTGCATTGATGAAGATCGCTGTTGAGAAAGGACGCTCATCACGTTCACGGTTAAAGATTGGTATTTGTGGTGAACATGGCGGTGAACCAACCAGTGTGGAATTCTGTCATCAGATCGGTTTGGATTACGTCAGTTGTTCGCCGTTCCGTGTACCGATCGCCCGCTTGGCCGCAGCACGCGCAGCTCTGAAAGATTTAAAGAAATAA
- a CDS encoding YeeE/YedE thiosulfate transporter family protein, with product MKTRYMNPYLAGFFLGLTLLATIVITGRGLGASGALKSTVVATVNAIAPQHAHESTFYSENLKSLHENPLKAWLVFEVLGVIIGGFLSGVVSDRLNFVTERGPRITNTMRLGFALIGGLLFGMGAQFARGCTSGAALTGMAVLSTGGIITMMAIFGTGYAVAYFFRKLWL from the coding sequence ATGAAAACAAGATACATGAATCCATACTTAGCCGGGTTTTTTCTCGGACTGACATTATTGGCCACCATCGTCATTACCGGACGAGGACTTGGTGCAAGCGGAGCATTGAAAAGCACAGTTGTTGCCACAGTCAATGCCATCGCGCCGCAGCATGCACATGAATCAACATTCTATTCTGAAAACTTGAAATCGCTTCACGAGAATCCTCTCAAAGCATGGCTCGTCTTTGAAGTGCTTGGTGTGATTATTGGAGGATTTCTCTCCGGAGTTGTTTCCGATCGATTGAACTTTGTCACAGAACGAGGTCCTCGCATTACCAACACGATGCGTCTCGGTTTTGCATTGATCGGAGGATTGCTCTTTGGTATGGGGGCACAGTTCGCCCGTGGATGCACAAGCGGTGCCGCATTAACCGGAATGGCCGTTCTTTCCACCGGCGGAATAATTACGATGATGGCAATTTTTGGAACAGGGTATGCAGTAGCGTATTTCTTTAGAAAACTATGGTTGTAA
- a CDS encoding YeeE/YedE thiosulfate transporter family protein — MFPLVPNLISEELNLIVALLIGIAFGFILEQAGFSSSKKLAGVFYGYDFTVLRVFFTAGVTAMSGVIILGYLGWLDTDFMYVNPTYLQAAILGGVIMGFGFIIGGYCPGTSIAGMAIGKIDAMFFVGGGLIGVFLYAEMYPWFEEITNASFLGNIRIFNSLGISQGLFALLLIAVAVGAFAMTTKIEKKVNPNGPAQSFNGMHHRIAGLSILTIGAVLLFLPDYKERVFNEISDSEYLKTHSVKEMTVDELTFRIIDHDPKLVIIDVRSPKEFSNLLLPGSTNIETKQIFQKEFSDVLGNRHKKKVFVGNDEISSRTAALIAQRLGYENISILCGGLPLLLNSVVNVKPDNGITECTFLSASQSNSTINLAMDSQQLKDTQRFRARASVVLATMMKEAKNSSIKPTKLVKKVAGGC, encoded by the coding sequence ATGTTCCCCTTAGTCCCCAATCTTATCAGCGAAGAATTGAATCTGATTGTAGCACTTTTGATCGGAATAGCGTTTGGATTCATTCTTGAACAGGCAGGATTCTCTTCATCAAAAAAACTTGCCGGTGTATTTTATGGCTACGACTTCACCGTTCTCCGCGTCTTCTTTACTGCAGGCGTCACGGCGATGAGCGGAGTAATTATTCTCGGATATCTTGGCTGGCTGGATACTGATTTTATGTATGTCAATCCCACCTATCTTCAAGCGGCAATTCTCGGCGGAGTAATTATGGGATTTGGATTTATCATCGGCGGATATTGTCCCGGAACAAGCATTGCCGGGATGGCAATTGGAAAGATTGATGCTATGTTCTTCGTGGGAGGTGGATTGATTGGTGTATTTCTTTATGCAGAAATGTATCCCTGGTTCGAAGAAATTACCAATGCAAGTTTTCTGGGCAACATCCGTATTTTTAATTCTCTCGGTATTTCACAAGGATTATTTGCCCTTCTCCTTATTGCGGTAGCTGTTGGAGCATTTGCAATGACTACAAAGATCGAAAAGAAAGTAAACCCCAATGGACCCGCTCAATCATTCAATGGAATGCACCATCGAATCGCAGGTCTAAGTATCTTAACAATTGGTGCAGTCCTATTGTTCTTACCGGATTATAAAGAACGAGTATTTAACGAAATTTCCGATTCGGAATATCTGAAGACGCACTCGGTAAAAGAAATGACTGTTGATGAATTAACATTTCGCATTATTGATCATGATCCTAAATTAGTAATTATTGATGTCCGTTCACCAAAGGAGTTTTCAAACCTACTGCTCCCCGGCTCCACCAATATTGAAACCAAACAAATCTTTCAGAAAGAATTCAGTGACGTGTTGGGAAATCGTCACAAGAAAAAAGTATTTGTGGGAAATGATGAAATTAGTTCTCGAACTGCGGCACTGATTGCTCAACGATTGGGATACGAAAATATATCGATATTGTGCGGAGGACTTCCACTATTATTAAATTCCGTTGTGAATGTTAAACCCGACAATGGAATTACGGAATGCACTTTCTTATCGGCATCGCAATCCAATTCAACAATAAATCTAGCAATGGATTCGCAACAATTAAAGGATACGCAACGTTTTCGCGCAAGAGCAAGTGTTGTGTTGGCAACAATGATGAAAGAAGCAAAGAATTCATCAATAAAACCGACGAAGTTGGTAAAGAAAGTTGCCGGGGGATGTTAA
- a CDS encoding oxidoreductase, whose protein sequence is MQKPKVATVWLGGCSGCHMSFLDLDERLIELADKIDLVYSPIADIKVFPANVDITLVEGAVTNDENEEMAHTVRKHSKYVLSFGDCATTGNVTAMRNRFGNAELIDRAYKELADICNSVPNDHTLIAQLREQAIPLHHLIRVDAFLHGCPPTPDEIWFAINELLQGRVPVFKTQFLRYG, encoded by the coding sequence ATTCAAAAACCAAAAGTTGCAACAGTCTGGCTTGGTGGATGTTCAGGATGCCACATGTCATTTCTGGATTTGGATGAGCGGCTTATTGAACTGGCAGATAAAATCGATCTTGTCTATTCGCCGATTGCTGATATTAAAGTATTTCCCGCCAATGTGGACATAACGTTGGTGGAAGGTGCAGTGACGAATGATGAGAATGAAGAAATGGCACATACAGTCCGGAAACATTCAAAGTATGTTCTTTCATTTGGAGACTGTGCTACCACGGGTAATGTTACTGCTATGCGAAACAGATTCGGTAATGCCGAATTGATAGATCGTGCATATAAAGAGTTGGCAGATATTTGCAACTCTGTACCGAATGATCATACGTTAATTGCTCAACTTCGGGAGCAAGCAATTCCGTTGCATCATCTTATTCGTGTGGATGCATTTTTGCACGGCTGTCCACCCACGCCGGATGAGATCTGGTTTGCGATAAATGAATTACTCCAAGGAAGAGTTCCTGTATTTAAAACACAGTTTTTACGGTACGGTTAA
- the hoxE gene encoding bidirectional hydrogenase complex protein HoxE: MAQTDKQQHPSGDNRFKLLDRAITKHQARGDALIEVLHVAQGIFGYLENDLLIYVARALKLPLSRVYGVATFYHFFNLKPNGEHTFVLCMGTACYVKGAEHIQTALEERHQCKFGQTTKDNKVSFITARCVGSCGLAPVAVLDDAVVGKLNPEEALKRVEQLKNTFHEVAI, from the coding sequence ATGGCTCAAACTGATAAACAACAACACCCCAGCGGTGACAATCGTTTTAAATTATTGGATCGCGCAATCACCAAACATCAAGCTCGCGGTGATGCGCTGATTGAAGTGCTTCATGTAGCACAAGGAATTTTTGGTTATTTAGAAAATGATCTTCTTATCTATGTTGCCCGAGCGTTAAAACTCCCGCTCAGCAGAGTGTATGGCGTTGCGACGTTTTATCATTTCTTTAATCTTAAACCGAATGGCGAACATACGTTTGTGCTCTGTATGGGAACGGCATGTTATGTAAAAGGGGCGGAGCACATTCAAACCGCCTTGGAAGAACGTCATCAATGCAAGTTTGGGCAGACCACAAAGGATAATAAAGTATCATTCATTACGGCAAGATGTGTCGGCTCGTGTGGACTTGCACCAGTAGCAGTACTGGATGATGCCGTTGTCGGTAAACTGAATCCCGAAGAAGCGCTCAAACGTGTTGAACAGTTGAAGAACACCTTTCACGAGGTAGCAATATGA
- a CDS encoding MerR family transcriptional regulator: MKSEHYDNPLFSIGTAARILDVSVQTLRLYESEGLLVIHKTKGNQRLYSQADIDRIACIRTAINEEKISIGGMKRIHGMIPCWDIIKCSHDERSHCPVFQNHTGGCWTMEHTKSVCAKKECRLCEVYKLSSSCGEIKELIFRSSLPLQTESQETPL, translated from the coding sequence ATGAAATCTGAACATTACGACAATCCACTCTTTTCGATTGGAACTGCAGCAAGAATTCTTGACGTCTCGGTACAAACGTTACGGTTATATGAAAGTGAAGGACTTCTTGTTATTCATAAAACCAAGGGAAATCAGAGATTATATTCCCAAGCCGATATCGACAGGATAGCATGTATCCGGACAGCAATCAATGAAGAGAAAATCAGCATCGGTGGGATGAAACGAATCCACGGTATGATACCTTGCTGGGATATCATTAAATGCTCTCATGATGAACGCTCTCATTGTCCTGTCTTTCAAAATCACACAGGTGGATGCTGGACAATGGAACATACGAAATCTGTTTGTGCAAAGAAAGAGTGCCGCCTGTGCGAAGTGTATAAACTTTCCAGCTCGTGCGGAGAAATCAAAGAACTCATCTTTCGGTCATCTCTTCCCCTCCAAACTGAATCACAAGAGACACCATTATGA
- a CDS encoding NuoF family protein, which translates to MTLEELQELSEKEQQRQSEKKHRILYCSAAGCVSCGSDKVSLALKSKIKEHALEKDCEVIGTGCLGLCGEGPLVKVQSDNTLYQNVDVQTAEQIVESHILKNKKVEAKLSDISSPFFASQTKIVLENCGAINSESIEEYIAVKGYEALATVVNEMQPADVIEEIRKSGLRGRGGAGYSTGLKWGIVSKAHGEQKYVVCNADEGDPGAFMDRSVLEGDPHRVLEGMAIAGYAVGSTQGYIYCRAEYPLAIERLKLAIKQAEKMGLLGNRILESQFNFRVDIRIGAGAFVCGEETALLQSIEGKRGNPKPRPPYPSEKGLWGMPTLINNVETFANIAPIIRNGSDWFSKIGTEKSKGTKVFALAGNIKNTGLIEVPMGIPLRKIIFDIGGGTTEGTEFKAAQTGGPSGGCIPVDHLDIPVDYESLSKVGSIMGSGGMIVMDSTSKMVEVAKFFMQFCMDESCGKCIPCRVGTRHIYGLLDKISKKKATQDDMVLLEELCMMVKETSLCGLGQSAPNPVLSTLRFFRHEYEELLQPIEMYMGEPGVEADFEK; encoded by the coding sequence ATGACATTGGAAGAACTTCAGGAATTATCGGAAAAAGAACAGCAGCGTCAGTCTGAAAAGAAACATCGCATTCTTTACTGTTCCGCAGCAGGATGTGTTTCTTGTGGAAGCGATAAAGTGAGCCTTGCCCTCAAATCAAAAATCAAAGAGCATGCGCTTGAAAAGGATTGCGAAGTGATTGGGACCGGATGTTTGGGATTATGCGGTGAAGGACCATTGGTGAAAGTGCAGAGTGATAATACACTGTATCAAAATGTTGACGTGCAAACCGCAGAACAGATTGTGGAATCACATATTCTCAAGAACAAAAAAGTTGAAGCAAAGCTGAGCGATATCTCATCGCCGTTTTTTGCATCGCAGACCAAAATCGTTTTGGAAAATTGCGGAGCAATTAACTCCGAAAGTATCGAAGAATATATTGCCGTAAAAGGATATGAGGCTCTGGCTACAGTCGTTAATGAAATGCAGCCTGCTGATGTTATCGAAGAAATTCGCAAAAGCGGATTACGCGGACGTGGTGGTGCGGGATATTCTACCGGACTGAAGTGGGGTATTGTTAGTAAAGCTCATGGCGAACAAAAATATGTCGTCTGCAATGCGGATGAAGGTGATCCCGGTGCCTTTATGGATCGCAGCGTGTTGGAAGGTGATCCGCATAGAGTGCTTGAAGGAATGGCAATTGCAGGTTATGCCGTCGGTTCAACACAAGGATATATCTATTGCCGCGCCGAATATCCGTTGGCAATTGAACGTCTTAAGCTCGCCATTAAGCAGGCGGAAAAAATGGGATTACTCGGAAACAGAATTCTCGAATCGCAGTTCAATTTCCGAGTCGATATTCGCATTGGGGCCGGTGCATTTGTCTGTGGTGAAGAGACAGCGTTGCTGCAATCGATCGAAGGGAAACGGGGAAATCCAAAACCGCGTCCGCCGTACCCGTCCGAAAAAGGACTCTGGGGTATGCCCACATTGATTAATAATGTGGAAACATTTGCCAACATCGCACCAATTATCCGAAATGGAAGTGATTGGTTCTCCAAAATCGGAACTGAAAAAAGTAAAGGGACAAAAGTCTTTGCCCTCGCAGGAAATATCAAGAATACCGGACTCATCGAAGTGCCGATGGGAATCCCGCTCCGAAAAATAATTTTCGATATCGGCGGCGGAACAACCGAAGGAACAGAATTTAAAGCTGCTCAAACCGGCGGACCTTCCGGCGGATGCATTCCTGTGGATCATCTCGATATTCCTGTGGATTATGAATCGCTTTCCAAGGTTGGGTCTATCATGGGAAGCGGCGGAATGATTGTGATGGATTCAACATCGAAAATGGTAGAAGTGGCAAAATTCTTCATGCAGTTTTGCATGGATGAGTCGTGCGGAAAATGTATTCCGTGCCGAGTCGGTACAAGACACATTTATGGATTGCTCGACAAGATCTCGAAGAAAAAAGCGACACAAGACGATATGGTGCTGCTGGAAGAACTTTGCATGATGGTGAAAGAGACCAGTCTGTGTGGACTCGGGCAGTCTGCGCCGAATCCTGTTCTTTCAACACTTCGCTTCTTCCGTCACGAATATGAAGAGTTGCTGCAGCCTATTGAAATGTATATGGGTGAACCGGGAGTAGAAGCGGACTTTGAAAAATGA
- the hoxU gene encoding bidirectional hydrogenase complex protein HoxU, with product MAVKTLTINGEQYSAQEGESILSVARQHNIPIPTLCNLEGLSTVGACRLCVVQIEGIPKLLPACTTKVEEGMVIQTSNEKLNKYRRMIIALLASEGNHVCAVCVANNHCELQDLAYQVGLVRVRYPYLFPKKQLDATHKDYVMDHNRCILCTRCVRVCDEVEGAHVWDVAGRGINCEIITGLDYAWGNSQTCTECGKCVMVCPTGALFEKGVTVSEMEKKKGFLKYIITARQKKEWISNE from the coding sequence ATGGCAGTCAAAACATTAACAATCAACGGCGAACAATACAGCGCACAGGAAGGTGAATCGATCCTCTCCGTAGCGCGGCAGCATAACATTCCTATTCCAACACTCTGCAACCTGGAAGGATTGTCAACAGTCGGTGCATGCCGATTGTGTGTGGTGCAGATCGAAGGAATTCCAAAACTTCTTCCCGCCTGCACAACCAAAGTGGAAGAGGGAATGGTAATACAGACATCAAACGAAAAATTGAACAAATATCGACGAATGATTATAGCACTTCTTGCTTCCGAAGGGAATCATGTCTGTGCTGTTTGCGTCGCCAACAATCATTGTGAATTGCAAGATCTTGCTTATCAAGTAGGATTAGTGAGAGTACGATACCCGTATCTCTTTCCGAAAAAACAATTAGATGCTACGCATAAGGATTATGTGATGGATCACAATCGCTGCATTTTGTGTACGCGATGTGTTCGAGTTTGTGATGAAGTGGAAGGGGCGCATGTGTGGGATGTTGCGGGACGAGGTATTAATTGTGAAATCATTACCGGACTCGATTATGCATGGGGCAATTCGCAAACCTGCACCGAATGTGGAAAATGTGTCATGGTTTGTCCGACGGGCGCTCTATTTGAAAAAGGAGTGACAGTCTCCGAAATGGAAAAGAAAAAAGGGTTTCTAAAATACATTATCACTGCGCGTCAAAAGAAAGAATGGATCTCAAACGAATAA